The DNA region CCCTGGCTGAGGGGCGTGGTCTCTGCGTAGCGCTCGCTGCCGGGGACCTCACGGTGAACCTGATAGGACAGATTCCTCAGGAGGCAGACACAGTTCTCCACCAACTGAAGgaagggaagaaaaggagacGACATGATCAAAgacggagacagatggagaagaaAGGTGCTTTGGTTTCATGAGATTTTTAATGGAACCGAAGATAAAGACTTAAGAGAGCCGTCACCTTATTATCCACATCTTTGCGGTTGATCTGTGATTGGACAATGTACATGAGCGAGTCCACCATTCCTGTGCATTCTCTCAGCTTTCGCCTGGCCTCGCTGCGTTCTGAACTCACATTCCTgttggagagagagggacgTTAAACACATAAttgcatgttttcttctcaaaataagtctctctttctccgtcttggactttctctgctttctgtccatTGATCCCTTGCATACCTAAGGCAGCCAGCTGTGTTGGTCAAGGCGGTCTCCCACTCCAGATGGCGTGGTTtgcagctctcctctcctccgttGCTCCCTCGCTCCCAGCCGGAGTGAGGAACGATCACCTCGTCGGCCAGGGCGTGCAGGGCGTGGTCTACGATCTCCATCTTGACTGAGTCGTGGGATGAGAGGTTCCACAAGGTGCCTGGGATGATAGAATAAATACTGTTAGtatctaaaaaaagaaatcatttaaaTAATGGGATATTAGCGATGAATGACTCGTGCTTGTTTGGTCCCTGATCTGAcctaaacagaaaacaaacaaatgatttATACAAGCATCATATGAGGTTGATACCTGTGATAGTGTCAGTGAGGTCCTGGTCGCGGGTCTTTCTCAGTAACCTGACCAGAGCGGGCACTCCATCGCAGTTCTTGATAGCGATCTTGTTGTCTTGGTCTCGCCcatatgaaatgttttttagtGCTCCACAGGCCGAGTGGTGCACGTCCTTGCTGGGGTGGTCCAACAGCGACACCAAGGCTGGGATGCCCTTCAGGCGACGCACCTCTGACTtaacctgaacacacacgcacattgaGATTTGCCAAAAAGCCACAAAACCAAAAGCTTGATATTTGCTCAGTACTGTTATTCTGCATTTGAATGTGACCACTGCTTCACCTTGTCATTTTTGAATGTGAGATGCTGGAGGAAGGCAGCAGCGTTGGTCTTGACAGGATCCAGACGATAGTTCAACATGGCGATGACCTCCGGCAGCTCCGGCTGTCTCCATGAGGCGGGAGGACCCTTCCTCAGCGTGCTGTCCAGTGAAGCcatgctccctctctccatcgTCATGGGAACGCCCCAGGCATAAGGGTCAACTCCTACCATGTCACCGTCCAAAGTGTCCTCGCAGCTTCTGCAAGTCGCAGGCGAAGAACATCGGTCAGCTATGGTGCTCACATATATGGTCAGGATGAAAGAAAGATGCAAACCACAGCATCTGTTACCTGAGTCTCCGTCTGTCCATACCCCCGGCGCCGGGTCCCAGGCGTGGCATGGTACCGTAGCCTCCAGGGTGCATGGGTGGAGGTCCCATGCCATAGTCATCATATCCCACGCTACGCTGGTCATCCTCGAGACCATAGTGGCCTTGGCCATACCGCATCTCCAACGCTGAGCCCAGGGCCCTCATTCCCCGGCTCACCTGGGGCTGTGCTGCATACGGATCGAGCTGCTGGCGGCTTGGGGCCCGGTAGCCAGAGTCCAGGGTTCTGTAGCCATCAACCGGCCTGGGGAAAGAAGGGAATGACAGGAGGGAACAGAGTTGTTACAGTTAGCTAGATTACAGGTCTTGTATTCATTAACCTTGTAATGTTTTAAACACTCCAGGAAACATCACAGGACTCCTTTACAGGTGTGCTGTACCTGTAGCGGTCATCCATGTGTGAGCCCCTGCTCAGGCTGGTGTATGCCTCTGATGGTGGGCCTCCCCGGTAGTCATCATAACCCCCTACAGGGCCGTAGTGGTAGTTCCTGGGCACCGTGGCCGTGGGGTACTCTCCGGGCTGCCTGTAAGGACGGTCCAGTGTGGCGCTGTAGCCGCCCATACCAGACATTGACAAACCTCCGTCAATGGACATGGAGTCAGATGGCAGGACTGTGCGTGAGATTGGTTTCTTCATCTGTGGGAGAGCGAGATGGAAGTGATGCATTAAAATATGTTCATGGTGAGGGATAATTGAATGGTGTAGCATTAAATAGACTAAATATTTTAGCCATCTACTTGATTTGTACATTTTGAAGGGAGCCTGGTGATACTGTGCATGAGTCACATCACTTACTCCATTGTCTGCCCGTCGTGTGGTTCCCTCGTCAGAAAAGACTGAGTGTACTTCCTGGGAGTCGTCCTCTGGTGTGTAGCTCTCATCGAGAGCACCGTGTGCAGGGTCCACCATTCTGTACTAAAGCAGAGACACGCCACGCATTCAGATTTTTACAATCACTGCCATTTAAATGTATAAACACAAGAAAACTTTTCATATGTACACGTTGAACtttgcacacaagcacataccTGTGTGCCGTTTATGTATGAGTCAGTCAGTTTCAGTCGTTCTATGTCTGCATCCCCTAAACGCCCGTTCTGGggtgaaagagaaacacaaagttGTGAAATATGCACTCTAAAAATGTTCAATAATTTTGCTGAAGTAACACAGAAAATGAGCATCAAGGCATGATTCCCTGTCGCCTTTCTTACAACCACCCAGATGATATTACTGCTGCTGAGGCACATTCAGTGCTGACCAAACTGTCCCTGCGTGTCTCTGGTCTGTGAATCACTGCCAGACATGAGGGAGGACATTTTGGAATGCAGCCACTCACCCTCACACCCTGCTTCCTCCTGCTTTACTCTGTTACATAATCAATGACTGTCACACTGTATGACTTCGACATTTCTACCTAATCCCGAGTAACACTCGCTTTTATGCAATTTAACTGCCACACTTAAAAGCAATGACCTCGAGCTGAGTCACTGCATAATTAGCCTACTTTGGAAATCTTTCTCGGCAACCGTTTCACCTCCAACAGTTACTACTGGTTGCAGCATTCCTGTGACACTACTGACAAgtgcaaaagaaaacaatcttATGCAGCTCATCAAACACTTAATTTGCAGCAACATGTCATACTGCACTTTATGTTATGTCCACAAGGAGGCAGGGCTGTTTTCAAAACACAATGGGAAACTCAGATTGGGCTTGAACATCATGAACGGCACACTTCCTCTTCAGCTGGTCCTTCCTAAAAGACAAGCTCATTTACCAACAACTGTGTCATGGTTTTGGAGAAATGGTAAAGCATGAGAATCACCATCATTTATATTCTTCAGAAATAACATGTATATAGTTAGCAGCACAAGGCCGTAAATTCCTGCTTTCTTAGccttcatcctccagctgccACACACTAATCAAATCACAAGTTGCTTCCAAGGATTCAAAGAGACAGAACATAACATTTAATCTATGTCAGCAAGCCCTTGAAAGGAAAATATTTAGAACGCATTTTAAACTCGTCTAATCAGTCTGCGcacaaatgtattaaaatgtcaGACCGAGTGTGGCACAGCCTGACCTTCAGTGTTATCTGAGAGCAAAATGATAATCTCCTTTAATTGCTCATCCAAGCCTGCAGGATGCTCGGCAAAGTTGACCGTGTGGCAGTCAAGACTTTTGGTAGAGACAACAGCACAGGACAAGAAGGCAGCAGTTAAGACCTCGTCCAACCGGATTAACTcagctgtaaacaaaacagcagagtcTTAAAACTCTCGGCACAGGTTAGCTGCTCGTCACATTAAAAATAGACGTATATGATAATGATGGGTAATTTTCCTGAAAATCAACTGAAACGTTTTCCAGATAAAATAACTAGCAATCCTGCTCAATTATTTGTCAACACTggtcaaaaacaacaaagagataGCAAAGTGACAGCTACCGTGTCAGAGCTAAAAAGATGTGCCAATCAATTAGTctggcagaaaatgaaatagCAACCtttttgataatcgattaatccTTTATGGCCAACAGTGCCCAAAATTCACTGTTTCTGACTGCTCATAAGTGAATATTTACTGGTTTTCTTAATCCTCTATGGTACTTATTTGAATATcttgggttttggactgctggtcagacaaaacaatctGAAAATGTAAACTTCAGTTCTGTAAAATTGTAAGGGGATTTTCTataattttctgtgttttatagaCAAGTTATcaggaaaataatcagcagcaaaaataaatgAGCTGCAACTCTATCGTAACATCTGATGGCTGACGCATTTGAAAAACCTGATGGTGGATGTCACCATACTCTAACACATGtaatgcagcagaaacagacactaatgatttcattacatttcatcaAGAAAATATTGCAATATCTTGGATCTTCAAAACAA from Chaetodon trifascialis isolate fChaTrf1 chromosome 5, fChaTrf1.hap1, whole genome shotgun sequence includes:
- the LOC139330893 gene encoding catenin delta-1-like isoform X3, producing the protein MEQCESAAALLESVREQEVQFEQLTRALEEERRRVGLPATSPSALGRPLPHTQNGRLGDADIERLKLTDSYINGTQYRMVDPAHGALDESYTPEDDSQEVHSVFSDEGTTRRADNGMKKPISRTVLPSDSMSIDGGLSMSGMGGYSATLDRPYRQPGEYPTATVPRNYHYGPVGGYDDYRGGPPSEAYTSLSRGSHMDDRYRPVDGYRTLDSGYRAPSRQQLDPYAAQPQVSRGMRALGSALEMRYGQGHYGLEDDQRSVGYDDYGMGPPPMHPGGYGTMPRLGPGAGGMDRRRLRSCEDTLDGDMVGVDPYAWGVPMTMERGSMASLDSTLRKGPPASWRQPELPEVIAMLNYRLDPVKTNAAAFLQHLTFKNDKVKSEVRRLKGIPALVSLLDHPSKDVHHSACGALKNISYGRDQDNKIAIKNCDGVPALVRLLRKTRDQDLTDTITGTLWNLSSHDSVKMEIVDHALHALADEVIVPHSGWERGSNGGEESCKPRHLEWETALTNTAGCLRNVSSERSEARRKLRECTGMVDSLMYIVQSQINRKDVDNKLVENCVCLLRNLSYQVHREVPGSERYAETTPLSQGPTPANKGGCFGSRKGKDEWFSKGKKDGDDGSGDQVDIPKRTTPAKGYELLFQPEVVRVYTSLLRESKNPSVLEAAAGAIQNLCAGRWTFGRYIRATVRLEKGLPMMAELLAHGNDRVVRAMSGALRNLAIDNRNCELLGLHAVPHLVANLPGGQSQSGRTLSEETVVSVLSTLAEVLGNSLEAAKTLRASQGIERLVLINKDGKRSDREVRGAGQVLQLIWAHKELRRPLEKDGWKKTDFMVNLNPSSSTTTNGPSTRANGTYEDSTTPLLDRGEKRDMIPLNDLGPEAYSTLDQRERRHTLDETTDTLPKN
- the LOC139330893 gene encoding catenin delta-1-like isoform X1 — encoded protein: MEQCESAAALLESVREQEVQFEQLTRALEEERRRVGLPATSPSALGRPLPHTQNGRLGDADIERLKLTDSYINGTQYRMVDPAHGALDESYTPEDDSQEVHSVFSDEGTTRRADNGMKKPISRTVLPSDSMSIDGGLSMSGMGGYSATLDRPYRQPGEYPTATVPRNYHYGPVGGYDDYRGGPPSEAYTSLSRGSHMDDRYRPVDGYRTLDSGYRAPSRQQLDPYAAQPQVSRGMRALGSALEMRYGQGHYGLEDDQRSVGYDDYGMGPPPMHPGGYGTMPRLGPGAGGMDRRRLRSCEDTLDGDMVGVDPYAWGVPMTMERGSMASLDSTLRKGPPASWRQPELPEVIAMLNYRLDPVKTNAAAFLQHLTFKNDKVKSEVRRLKGIPALVSLLDHPSKDVHHSACGALKNISYGRDQDNKIAIKNCDGVPALVRLLRKTRDQDLTDTITGTLWNLSSHDSVKMEIVDHALHALADEVIVPHSGWERGSNGGEESCKPRHLEWETALTNTAGCLRNVSSERSEARRKLRECTGMVDSLMYIVQSQINRKDVDNKLVENCVCLLRNLSYQVHREVPGSERYAETTPLSQGPTPANKGGCFGSRKGKDEWFSKGKKDGDDGSGDQVDIPKRTTPAKGYELLFQPEVVRVYTSLLRESKNPSVLEAAAGAIQNLCAGRWTFGRYIRATVRLEKGLPMMAELLAHGNDRVVRAMSGALRNLAIDNRNCELLGLHAVPHLVANLPGGQSQSGRTLSEETVVSVLSTLAEVLGNSLEAAKTLRASQGIERLVLINKDGKRSDREVRGAGQVLQLIWAHKELRRPLEKDGWKKTDFMVNLNPSSSTTTNGPSTRANGTYEDSTTPLLDRGEKRDMIPLNDLGPEAYSTLDQRERRHTLDETTDTLPRGVYGGRKGSLPLLDSYDEKLIVCITQTGPSLPYHCY
- the LOC139330893 gene encoding catenin delta-1-like isoform X2; translated protein: MEQCESAAALLESVREQEVQFEQLTRALEEERRRVGLPATSPSALGRPLPHTQNGRLGDADIERLKLTDSYINGTQYRMVDPAHGALDESYTPEDDSQEVHSVFSDEGTTRRADNGMKKPISRTVLPSDSMSIDGGLSMSGMGGYSATLDRPYRQPGEYPTATVPRNYHYGPVGGYDDYRGGPPSEAYTSLSRGSHMDDRYRPVDGYRTLDSGYRAPSRQQLDPYAAQPQVSRGMRALGSALEMRYGQGHYGLEDDQRSVGYDDYGMGPPPMHPGGYGTMPRLGPGAGGMDRRRLRSCEDTLDGDMVGVDPYAWGVPMTMERGSMASLDSTLRKGPPASWRQPELPEVIAMLNYRLDPVKTNAAAFLQHLTFKNDKVKSEVRRLKGIPALVSLLDHPSKDVHHSACGALKNISYGRDQDNKIAIKNCDGVPALVRLLRKTRDQDLTDTITGTLWNLSSHDSVKMEIVDHALHALADEVIVPHSGWERGSNGGEESCKPRHLEWETALTNTAGCLRNVSSERSEARRKLRECTGMVDSLMYIVQSQINRKDVDNKLVENCVCLLRNLSYQVHREVPGSERYAETTPLSQGPTPANKGGCFGSRKGKGKKDGDDGSGDQVDIPKRTTPAKGYELLFQPEVVRVYTSLLRESKNPSVLEAAAGAIQNLCAGRWTFGRYIRATVRLEKGLPMMAELLAHGNDRVVRAMSGALRNLAIDNRNCELLGLHAVPHLVANLPGGQSQSGRTLSEETVVSVLSTLAEVLGNSLEAAKTLRASQGIERLVLINKDGKRSDREVRGAGQVLQLIWAHKELRRPLEKDGWKKTDFMVNLNPSSSTTTNGPSTRANGTYEDSTTPLLDRGEKRDMIPLNDLGPEAYSTLDQRERRHTLDETTDTLPRGVYGGRKGSLPLLDSYDEKLIVCITQTGPSLPYHCY